A single genomic interval of Helianthus annuus cultivar XRQ/B chromosome 13, HanXRQr2.0-SUNRISE, whole genome shotgun sequence harbors:
- the LOC110897762 gene encoding zinc finger protein CONSTANS-LIKE 12 encodes MYAETGLIFPNFQTFSPDVQQFYDLAYSHKSNACLGSLVESCNISAYDLGGEGDLFKAPEPIIDQPVITVDPMTAAMAVISCGENELSPQELNDEFLSNVFHEYKEMLEKDVETETSPLSEVLNYKLTVKTDESSIVKEHVHPPGQISKSMSSGCLSSMNLVQEAQTNPGFLEVDFENVYGMRRAFSDGDIKTLTNENGNHRRLSVAQPQLMSGDIIEDRWQKLSRYRNKKSKRNFGRKIKYACRKALADSQPRIRGRFAKTEESEIWKK; translated from the exons ATGTATGCAGAGACTGGTCTAATCTTCCCTAATTTCCAGACTTTCTCACCTGATGTTCAACAGTTTTATGATTTGGCATACTCACACAAGTCCAATGCTTGCTTG GGTAGCTTGGTTGAGAGCTGTAACATATCAGCTTATGATCTTGGTGGTGAAGGGGATCTTTTCAAGGCACCCGAACCGATAATTGACCAGCCAGTGATCACCGTTGACCCGATGACAGCCGCCATGGCGGTGATCAGTTGTGGAGAAAATGAACTCTCCCCACAAGAACTGAATGATGAGTTTCTGAGTAATGTTTTCCATGAGTACAAAGAAATGTTGGAAAAAGATGTAGAAACCGAAACATCACCGCTTTCGGAGGTTTTGAATTATAAGTTGACAGTTAAAACAGATGAAAGCTCAATTGTGAAAGAACATGTTCATCCTCCTGGACAGATCTCGAAGAGTATGAGCTCGGGTTGTCTAAGTTCGATGAATCTGGTTCAGGAAGCTCAAACCAACCCCGGGTTTCTTGAAGTGGACTTTGAAAATGTTTATGGGATGCGAAGGGCCTTTAGTGATGGAGACATAAAG ACTCTTACTAACGAAAATGGAAACCATAGACGCTTGTCTGTCGCGCAACCACAATTGATGAGCGGCGACATCATTGAAGACCGTTGGCAGAAGCTTTCGAGATACAGGAACAAGAAGTCTAAGAGGAATTTTGGTAGAAAAATTAAG tATGCATGCAGGAAGGCATTGGCAGACAGTCAACCAAGGATCAGGGGAAGGTTTGCCAAGACAGAAGAAAGTGAGATATGGAAAAAGTAA